In Sciurus carolinensis chromosome 17, mSciCar1.2, whole genome shotgun sequence, one genomic interval encodes:
- the LOC124968037 gene encoding olfactory receptor 18-like encodes MAYDWFMAICHPLNYSVIMNPRLCGFLVLMSFLISLFDSQLHNLIVLNFRYFKDVEIANFFCDPSQLLNLACSDTLTNNIVMYFVVTLSGFLPISGILFSYYKIVSSILRIPSSGGRYKTFSTCGSHLAVVCLFYGTGLAVYLGSTVSLSPRTSAVFSVMYIVVSPMLNPFIYSLKNRDIKTALRRMHSNAYNPRALRHLFSREARFGSKTKPVDL; translated from the coding sequence atggcctatgactggTTTATGGCCATCTGCCACCCACTGAATTACTCAGTTATCATGAACCCTCGCCTCTGTGGATTCTTAGTTTTGATGTCCTTTTTGATCAGCCTTTTTGATTCTCAGCTGCATAACTTGATTGTCTTAAACTTTAGGTACTTCAAGGATGTGGAAATTGctaatttcttctgtgacccttctcaACTACTTAATCTTGCCTGTTCCGATACTTTAACAAATAACATCGTCATGTATTTTGTTGTTACTCTGTCTGGCTTTCTTCCCATCTCCgggattcttttttcttactataaaattgtttcctccATTCTGAGGATCCCTTCCTCAGGGGGGAGGTACAAaaccttctccacctgtgggtctcacctggcagttgtttgcttattttatgggaCAGGTCTTGCAGTGTATCTTGGTTCCACTGTATCACTTTCTCCCAGAACAAGTGCAGTGTTCTCTGTAATGTACATAGTGGTCAGCCctatgctgaaccccttcatctacagcctgaagAACCGGGACATTAAAACTGCCCTGAGAAGGATGCACAGCAATGCATACAATCCCAGAGCCCTGAGGCATCTGTTTTCAAGGGAGGCTAGATTTGGCAGCAAAACTAAACCTGTAGACCTGTAA